The genomic window GGAACTGGTCGAACGCTTCAAAAACAACGAAGAAGAAACATTCGACGATCGCATGCGTTCCAATTTCAACGAAGAAATGAATTATGCTCAAAACGAATCGAGTCTGACGCTGCTGCGTATGACGGAACAGACTTTCGAAGTGCCGGTAGAACGGGAAAGAGTAACGCAGTCGTATTTCGCTGAAAACGAGAATACTAGACGGTGTTTAAACTTCAATTTCGAGCAAGTCCAGTGTGTGTGTGAGGCGTTACAGCAGAAGGGTGATATAGAGAAATTGTCGGAGTTTCTGTGGAGTTTGCCGCCGAGTGAGCTGCTTCGTGGAAGCGAAACAGTACTCAGGTATGTTTTCCTTGTAATGTGTGAATAGGAGGATGTGCGGGTCAGTTTTCATGATAATGGGAAAGTCTTTTCATGGAAATATGATGAATATGGTGTGtcgtcataaaaaaaatcatttaaagtCTGGATATAGCTTTTTATGTTACTGGAAATGTAATACAGTTGGTCAAACccaattggcagtaaataagaacaaaaaaaactatactagtacttttcttttgggtgctagtactagtgtaagacaaagatagtatgattctctctgtctatgtttgaaatgacacagtcctttgacaaactatagttattcGGTATCTACATTCAATGAAGCTACTTAAATAGGATTTTAAAAGTTCGGTCACCTGAACCATACCTACTGGATGTTACAACCCTTAGCCAATTATGGCCGGCATATTAATGCGAGGTAACTAGGccggtcatactgaacaacttttaacCAACCAACTCtgaaattattattcaacaacgacgggacttaatcgcgtaaaataagttttaaatttacctcctacgtttcgaggacggcgttgtccccgtggtctcggagaagactggctaaagttgacatcaacatcttctaggcgcgcgagtttttcgaactacccgcacttggtcttgtttattaacttgaacgttttgcgcactagggatgtcaccgggtcgacacacaacactcacaatattcgatttttcccCCTTCTGCGTATAGAATATCAATATTCTCTATGGAAGAGCAAGAATGTTTTCCCCATTTCGGGATTAGTCAGTATGGCCTTCACTTTCACCTCGCAGTAAATAAAATTCAGTAATTTGATGGTATTTTAAActacatgtaaatattgtaaatatcggaaaaaaatactttggtagAAATAACAAACCTGTTTTGTTGACGGCGTTAAAACAAACTTTTAGTCATTGACACTAAAGTTTAGCTGTCATTACAGGTGCTAGCTATATTTTACATTACTTTggtaatattaaaatgtaattccCACAAATTATCActgacatatatgtatagacaagctgtcgagaacaaattgtgtccgcgaggtgtccgccattttttgcgttgGACGTCTGTCTAAGCTAAAGAATAAGCGCAGCTAGCCAGtagcaatgaagtgcatgcacttcattgaggtGCGGAAACATTTTCCTCGAGAGGCCGCCTCTAATGATATTACCTCTACAAATTActacataaaataacaaaatcgaCTTCTTGCGATTATAAAGTTTGTTGTCCTGGGATTTAGAAAAGAATTGTGAttattactaattttttttattggattaAATGAACAGTTATTCAATAAGACTAAAATAACGCGgttctaaactaaaataaactttCAGAGCCCGCGCTTTAGTAGCGTACCATAGAGGAGCATTTCAAGAGCTATACGCCATATTGGAGGCGCACGCCTTCCCGCCAAAACACCACAACGCTCTACAGACTCTATGGTTCAAGGCTCACTACAAGGAGGCGGAGAAAGTTCGAGGAAGGAAATTAGGTAAGACCATAGAGAATATTGTAGATAtaggtcaaacaactttgtcagtagaaaaaggtgcgaaataaaaactttctatgaatttccaaaaaataaacagattttgtgTTTTTGGCGATCGGTCTGGCTTAGAGGGACTAggactagtgaccctgcctgtgaaaccgatggtcctgggttcgtatcccggtaagggcatttatttgtgtgatgacacagatatttgttgctgagtcatggttgttttctatgcatttaagtatttatatgttatatatcgttgtctgagtacccacaacacatgccttcttgagcttaccgtggggttAGTcagtttgtgtaaaaatgtcctatataaaaatagttatttgttatacaagggtgcaaagttgtattttacccgcgagtgtttcaacacacgagaagtaaaatacatttgcacccgtgtgtaacacaaaacttttcacctcactatagcgaggaaagtgcaacatccacaggcgttagatcatcttcatcactggaatcactaatttttttacgatattataacagaaaactctggaagttctgtatttttacgcgagaagttttcaagtaaaaaatttgttgacaatgttgacatttctgacgtatgaaatgtcaacgatgcgttttgaaattgcatcgactcaacttgtgcgttcagaataatatttaacatcattataaaaaacaaacgtttcttatggaattttaaggtttatgacttaaaatcattaaataaagctaaatttggtatttttattagattctcaaaccatttatttaatgataattaatatcgaacgaaccattaccatgagcgttttacgttttgttatctgtcaagctacttaaacacgctccatccaaggtcaaattactttccccactagtggataaaacgcgttttcccccgcttgttttgaaggataaaagacaactttccgagctagtgaggggaaaaatatttccTGCTAAAGGTTTGGTAATTAGTATCTTAGGTTTTATTTAAAgcatttttatgtgatattatatatatgaatatatcatattattatatttttatgtcatttACGTACAGGTGCTGTGGATAAATATAGGCTCAGGAAGAAATATCCGCTACCAAAGACCATCTGGGATGGCGAGGAAACCGTTTACTGCTTTAAAGAGAAAAGCAGGAACGCCTTGAAAGAATGCTACTACCGAAATAGGTAATTATAACTACATAGTTATTAGTTATggtacaaatataattatttttactaaatatttacgGGAAATCAACTTTGAAATATAATTTCCTCTTTACCACATCAGCTCTTAtcttaaaccaaagatagatataactccgtaatagatggatacagtctaaggaaaaaacgtgcctcgaaaatcacgaaaatttgattctcgatcagagggcgccactagttttggcctacactcgtatagagggcgttgacggtttcgtttgttatttataattctaacgcatatcagtgaaagaacatgggtcaaaatcataaaaataattaatgcaaataaaaacaatcatttatccatatttaaatacattttatcgtatttttataaatatttatttttagttttaaagtgtgtcgacagatggcagtgaatttactggggttacaaaatttactatgacagtaccgctctagtataagttactctatgcttaaacACTCAAACActtctttattcttcaaacaCTGATGAGGAAGTGGCATTTTATTTACAACTTCTATGAtaaatgggcgttttctaaaataaatattgaaaacctgattcttttaaatctggacattcttgggctcattctactcagaatcgacagcattctacatcctgccattaaaaaaagatgtcccaaaatgtccattcccgcaaacgtcacgttttagtgtgaattttttttgtacGCCTGACGTAgtgaaatgtacaattttcaaatCAATTtttgggtaatttttttatcatcaggattgaatatactagtgattctgagttgaaacgtgccacgaaaaattaagaaaatttgattctcgatcagatggcgccactacctttggcctactctcgtatagatggcgttgacggtttcgtttgttatttatcaattttaatgcatatcagtgagaGAACAcaggtcaaaataatataaaaataattaatgcaaatattgcaaataaaaaaaacatttagacatgttctttccgtgtacccttcatatactataaatacattttttgatatttttatttttagttcgctctatcctattatatcctctttgcaggTACCCAACGCCAGACGAGAAGAGAGCTTTGGCGCGTAAAACCGGGCTGACTCTCACTCAAGTCTCTAACTGGTTCAAAAACCGTCGGCAGCGAGACCGGACACCTCAGCAGATTAACAGACCGTGAGTATTTTCCTACTTTTACcccaaccaaagatagatataactccgtaatagatgaatacagtctaaggaaaaaacgtgcctcgaatcaagaaaatttgattctcgatcagatggcgccactacctttgacctactctcgtatagatggcgctgacggtttcgtttgtcatttaacaattttaacgcatatcagtgaaagaacatgggtcaaaatcatatgaaaataattaatgcagttaaaaaaatcatttatccatacataaatacattttttgatatttttacttttagttttaatcgtgtgtcgatagatggcagtgaatttactgtggctacaattttttttatgacagtaccgctctatcctattatattctTATTGCCCCAATAAACTAGAGTAACTAGATATATAGAAGTCTTGCTCAAAATTGACTTTACGGGATTGGGGTTGGCCGttgaagtatttagcagatggcgccatcatagcttgcccggtcaatccctagaataatcaaaaaaaatttttaatggaatttgaTGCCCTCGATGCCAGCCCTTCGcctaatctcatagaaaaaggggcaagctaagatggcgccatctatgcaaacctttgacagttgctaaCCCCATTGTGCCGCGAGTCTCTAAATTATGTTTCGTCGCTGTTTTAAACGAGTTTATTTTATCTGTGCCGCGACTCCGCTCCTTTCCTATTTGTTCTTTTCCCCCAAAAGGCAAATTTCCAAAATGAAAACCTATTTCCgtccttaaaaaaataaaaataaaataaaataaaatatcgtgtATTTTTAGCccacaatacaaatacaagacgacacaaaataataatcaaataataataaaagcaaaaaaaaaggtaGGCTTAAAAGGTagttgggcgttttctaaaataaatattgaaaacctgattctcacagatcctggtgtttttgtgttctttcaactcagaatcactagcatattcaatcctcatgataaaaaaaatgtcccaaaaatttgtatgaaaattgtacattccactacgtcacgcaaaAACAAGTGAAAAAAATCGCACAAAAACGTAACGTAATGAAATTGATATGTtaggacatctttttttaatggcagaatggagaatgctgtcgattctgagtagaatgagcccaagaatgtccagattggAAGGAATCAGGTTTTATAAAACGCCCAGTTATCTACCCAAACTCTTTCTGTTAATAacagtaactttttttttgtattgctaATACTTTGGAATAAAATAAGTTAGTATCTACTACTAGGTACTATACGGCCCCCAACTATTATTTGCCTGAAGcagaatttaaaaacaaataaagtcTAATTTATGACTTCCTTTGAAAGCTCCCTTGTTATCCTTTGTCGGTCCACATAGAGGTCActtcaacatttaaaaaaaaacaaagatgcTACAGGTTTAACCCAATATCATTCTAAATTCAATCTTATCACTATAGTGCTTTAAGTTAAAAATTGAATGAGTTCCGGTCTTATATTAGGCTCTTATTGTTTTCAAAAGACGTCTATGTTTATGAAATACTTCGTTGGGTTTGCTACAAGATAATTTGAAATTTATTCCCTTGGGTTAAAGTGCATGTTTCATTGTCTCGTTGATTGTTTGGGCGTGCAGtattttgttttgattattttaatttgaaatatcgATAAGGCGAAGTTTTTGACGAATAAATTTGTAGGGTAAACtctgacacgcctaattcggtgatacaagttttaaagcatgacacccaggaaagcaaGTGAAtcagggccttttaaatgggacctcacggcttcacggcttcggcggcttatTGCCGTGAGGCCTATTTAAAAtaccctaattcactagcttttctcggtgtcatgcttcaaaacttgtattaccgaattaggcgtgtcaccaaataatgcgagtttaccctacgaGTAGCTATGTACTatgtcaagtgtaaaaatatgggtgcacacatcatactcaaaaatatgttccatagaataagataagataagatgtaaTATATGATATATTTACTAGTTTAATAGGTTAAGTGTATAAAAACTGAGCGCATCTCGCCATCAAACGTAACAGTTTGGcgagaatataaatgtttagtaattaagttgtaaattagaatatataaataaataaataaaataaaaaaatatttgcaaaaatgtagtggtaaaTATAGTTGGACAGTGCGTAATTTAGGGTTGGTtttagctcttatgtcagcgaattaaaaatatgagacatatttttgagtaagttatattGTACCCATATTATTACACTTggctgtacctacctaatgtttgtttttgtatgaTGGCGCTGGGCTTGAAGTCGAGCTATATTGTTAATGTTTAGTCTACTATTTTTATGGACTTGAGTACTTaaacttaggtaggtacctactaggtaCCTAGAAGAATTATTTAGGAGGCCAGGTGGTCTCTGAAACATCGTTTAGTCCGATGGTATGTGAGTTTGtcaagcaaaaggtacattTTCAGTTTGTGAAAGGACGAATTATCATTGCATTGCATCTCTATGGTAGTAGCGATTTATTTCAAGCGTAAATTCTGATCTTACTGATTCTGAATCAACTGTAGGTCTACCTttacaacagttttttttttaaattcagtcCTTAATAGGTATACCGACAATTAAGAACCTTACCCTTACAAAATTTGCTGTAAACTAATAACGGAAACTGAACCCCAATACAGTTTGTATTAAAACTGAACTAACTATTTTAAAGAACCTTGTTTTTGGACAGTTGAGTCAAATAAAATCGATAATGCTCAAATACAAGAAATATCTAGTGTACGCTAATGTGATCCTCATTAACCAACacatgtttaaaataaacatgGTTTAAACTACACGGAATTCAACTAACAAATTACTTTCCCGCCCCCAGCGATCTTTTTTCTAGTTAATGTCCATAATGCCCATTGTTTCAAACAGCGACTCATTTATCAAGGAGACACTTTGGGTTTGGTTGACCACATGTGCTTTTGAAAAGACCGGTAGCATTTATTttgagaaatataaaaaaatagctgttgcccgcgacttcgtacgcgtggatttgtatgttggtggttatatatttcatttgataaaatttttgatctccatacaaactttcaacccctttttcaccaccatagTGGATGAATTAACGCTGAAAGtacttttcttgttttttaataatatatcttatacccaaggttcgaattcatagcttaaaataaaacttgaaccccatacaaacgttggaccctcatttcatccccttaggggataaattttgaaaaaccccttcttagtggatactaacgttataaaaactacctattgtgaaaaaatcagctctctaggtccaacggtttgggctgggcgttgatttaagtgagtcagtcagtcagtcaggacttttacgtttatatatatagatatttgAAAAACGTTCTTTAGCAATGTCTCAGCGGTTGtaaattaaagtattaattGTAGCGTTGTAGTGTTAAAGACCTATaattaataaagatttttgtaattcgcttgtctcgcccaaGAATCAAAccgacaaaaaaataaaaaaataaacaccttattttattctactagtcgatacagtttagtcatttatttattcaatattgcattgtcatgtacataataaggtgttacattttatatagccagttcatgacaccctgtaagggcacacaatagtacagtttttctattctattaattctaatttacacaTTGCAATTAATGTTAGTGATAACATTTccccaagaaacattaggtcttacactcgtctatcgtacaaaatatccataaaatcgaatatttagtattcaagaatatttttagataagcgaaatttaagaaaaaaagaaaaaaaaaacaatccagttttgtttctttttaaaaataaaataatgtttcccttaagtaaaatgagctaacttaaggttttaaggcactttccctccagggcccattaattttttccattcTGTATAAGCTTAGTCACAAGCTTTTTAGAAAATAACagttacttaataaataatatagttagtTATATGTGGGAGGTATTTTAACAcgtattattaataagttttaaatttgatAAATGTGTATGCAGGGATGCCAAGCTAATagctttgctgactgtacatactaatgtagataaatacctacttagatacataaataacatCCATACTAGTCCATAATACAGAAACAAATATTCGTGGTAAacgaacaaataaatgctcttactgagattcgaacccgcgacctacAGCTTCGTAAGGCAGGATCCTACTACCGCTACCGACTAAGCAAGGAGATCGTAATGCCGTAAAGTTGTCTTGTCAGagtaagtgccagttgcaccatccgcacttaacagactgatcaacgtcaaccggcgcgccgcggcggtttactatgaaactttccatacaataaaatttagcgaactcgatcacaaacagttggtgcaaccgacccggGTGCTgatattttcatgtatagggtgataTTTAAGTATAgctatagtatgaaaatattagttccagtgaaattccgcaacatggcgcgtgatcattaTTATTCCTTTCCTGGTCAGACTTTACGGAACCTTAAAAGTAGAATTAAAACCAGACTGGCTGGTAAAAACACCTTGGCCCTCATTGGTCACTTTTGAATctcgaatgtttttttttcgggTATTGTGTATAATTTATGTTACCTACCGGAATTTTATGTTCGAGACGTGCCGTTTCGTTGAgcgcttttatttatttcaacgtTTTGGGGTCATGTACCCTTTAGAGGTTCGATACGCTAATTAAGTAGCCAAACAGTAAAATTTTAAGCGATATACgtttaattattattggtaccattgtaaaaaaaaatgtaacaataaTACTAGTCGCTTTTTGTGTGGGCCCATCTTGTGAAGGGCGAGAGAGGGAGGGCTGCCGGAAATGCAATTGCATTTTATTACCgatttattaggcaggcgtccgattttaataattgctcggagcaatgctgagccgaacggagccgagttttcccgaagcgaggagtttcgcacccctggtctaactctagaacCAGTGGTCATGACCAAACAAAACcagaataaatatttgtagaagTCTTATGATTTGCCATTATatcaaattattgttttatttcagagAGATGCTAGTACCAGCACAGTACGCCGGCCCTCAAGGCGGCCTGGCCCCTGCCCTGCTCCCCAACTCCTACTACCATCAGCTACAAGAACCTACCCATTATCTTAGCAATGGGGCATAAGTGGACAATCGTATGGTATTTAAAACACCCTGTCCTTCCGTTTAAGAGAGATGCTAGTACCAGATCGGGCCTGGTGCGTGACGAATAGTTCTAATTTCAAAAATCCATTTTCCCGACAGCGGGTTTGATCGTTCAGTACGTGTGTACATActgattcaaatttaaaatatataaattgatTACTGAAAGACTAATGTCCTCTACGAACTACAAACGTCACCGATAATCGCATACGATTTGCAATAATTGCATACTTGCGGCATTTGATCCATTGATTGATTTCTTTGCTCCTACTTAGCCGGCGATTACCCACTTAtttatactctggcaagccagctttgtcagtagaaaaaggcggccaATTTGGCTTGCCAGGGTATACCTATCTAAAATCGCATGTAATTAGTTGCAATGTTTGTAGAAGCCTTCAAACGTAGCCTCAATctatagcccgctccagactacgagggaagccgcgaacgcgagtgtggagtcgatttcactGATCAGCGAACTAGACTTCACACTCAAGTTTGCgccttcgcgccgcgattcgctcACGAGTGTGCAGGAGGGGGCTAAAACGAAAATTGCCATGTTTTCCACATCTTTGTATCTAATCTTtgtaaaaatgcaaaaacaatgcattgttgtaaatattttaaactagttttaagtaaaaagattttattttgttaactcATTTAAGTAATAGAACTGATTTAATTATTAGAGAGTTATATCCTACTATTTCTCATGTTTTACCTCATTTAGTACCTTCCAGTGTTAGCTTGTAAGTTTTCATATTTTCTGACATACTATTTACTGctacaattatattatattatacttattatgtgACTAGAACATTTAAATTGGAATTGTTTGAGAATGTGAAGTAAATGTAGAAACTGCAACATTAAATCTGTAACAGACGGCGTACCGAACCGCGACTTTGGTCCGGTCTGTCCGATCGTATGGAAGGTGGTCCGCCGTACgtccgttaaggacgcagctataagtgagagcgagaaagaaataatctgaccgcaccaaggtcgcggtgcggtgcgccTGTCTGTTATGGCTTTTAGTTATGTCGATGTCATAGACCTCTGAGCGTGTCAAACAGGGTTAGCTTgagggcatggagactatataaatgagccaaatctctatgtatgaaaagtgtccatcaaaaaacagtaattaggcggcgccaccatacaccgaaatactaccaaaaacaacctacgtaatttggtcgggttatttgttggttcatgttatactcatgtcccagagcctaactagcgccacaggagagattaggaactattatttaaagctgaatgcggtcacttttgcaacaattctgccataagagattggcaatacttgagggtctaccgcgaaaattgaaatttcgcgGAAGAATCTCTATGGTCTGACTTTCGTGGTcttcactttatttatttatttcttaccaatttttattttttatttatctcagACAAATTCTGACTGGTCTAATACAGTAGGTAATGATAATGATTTTGTATGATAGACCGTTTTATCCGTGCGCGACACGTTTTTAGTTGATGGCCTATCATCCTTATTTTTAAGACGGCAAGCTGTTGATATCAACGGCAGAAAGTCAAAAAAATACGCGTGGAAGATTGCTTTCACATTAGTACATAcagtatagtccgacaagaaattgtagaaattaaaaagtgacaaTACTGTAGTGTTTTCCCTTTCAAATAACGAGACGACACTAATACAggattgccactttttaatataaataatttcttgtcggacgTAAAAAcagtaacacaccatcgcacaatgagcttggtgcggtgcgatggtgtgtttcAGTTAAGAGCCCCAACTTGAGTACCCATTTTGCCATACTAGCTGCTTAAAAAAGTGGACACTTATGTTAGGACACCaactgtacctacattttttttcgttttttttattgccatatttgatttaatttattagcCACGGAAAATGTGGAAATAGGCCACTTACGTGTAAGCTAATAATTTGTGTGAACTTTAAGGTGCTGTATATGTTTCAAATGATTACATGTATTCTAGTCTACAAGTGAAATAAAGTTCTTAAAGAATTATCATTTGTTTGATTTATGAAATACAAAACTTACATTTTAATGGCACTCAAAACTCAAAATTACTCGCCAACTTCTACTTATTGTATTAGAATCATATTGTATTTTACagtaaaactttttatttcttttctcaatgatattacatacctatattatataactACTGATATCATACATAAGGATTCTTATTCTACTCGTTTTATTACCTGCaatctttattat from Cydia strobilella chromosome 23, ilCydStro3.1, whole genome shotgun sequence includes these protein-coding regions:
- the LOC134751785 gene encoding homeobox protein six1-like; its protein translation is MKSTAMDCGSCLSPASDTDESETSLFPFDNQKDTNKMAFDNYLTPQRNKKFRDCYESKLPYVREFKELVERFKNNEEETFDDRMRSNFNEEMNYAQNESSLTLLRMTEQTFEVPVERERVTQSYFAENENTRRCLNFNFEQVQCVCEALQQKGDIEKLSEFLWSLPPSELLRGSETVLRARALVAYHRGAFQELYAILEAHAFPPKHHNALQTLWFKAHYKEAEKVRGRKLGAVDKYRLRKKYPLPKTIWDGEETVYCFKEKSRNALKECYYRNRYPTPDEKRALARKTGLTLTQVSNWFKNRRQRDRTPQQINRPEMLVPAQYAGPQGGLAPALLPNSYYHQLQEPTHYLSNGA